One genomic region from Phragmites australis chromosome 1, lpPhrAust1.1, whole genome shotgun sequence encodes:
- the LOC133886035 gene encoding serine/arginine-rich splicing factor RSZ22-like, giving the protein MGDQDVWGAVEPAASVILDEKKDKKARSHLFQTLPADLLMQAEWQVQQKKDGGDSSSSNKGKYHPPVDRNRGHDRGHGRGGRGDTSRNDEESDLDGGRHNKSHIKCYNCYKMGHYANNCKAPKKKEEEKGETPHM; this is encoded by the exons ATGGGGGATCAAGACGTCTGGGGAGCAGTCGAGCCGGCGGCCAGTGTGATCCTTGACGAGAAGAAGGATAAGAAGGCGAGGTCGCATCTCTTTCAAACGCTCCCAGCGGACCTCCTGATGCAG GCCGAGTGGcaggtgcagcagaagaaggatggtggTGACTCCTCGTCAAGCAATAAAGGCAAATACCACCCTCCAGTAGATAGAAACCGTGGCCACGACAGAGGCCATGGCAGAGGTGGTCGCGGTGATACATCACGTAATGATGAGGAGAGCGACTTAGACGGCGGTCGCCACAACAAGAGTCAcatcaagtgctacaattgCTACAAGATGGGGCACTACGCGAATAATTGCAAggcaccaaagaagaaggaggaagagaaaggagagacaCCTCACATGTAA
- the LOC133926219 gene encoding uncharacterized protein LOC133926219, with amino-acid sequence MKLDVNALRYLSKDDFRVLTAVEMGMRNHEIVPAELVDRIAGLKHGGTYKVLRNLLKNKLVHHDNTKYDGYRLTYLGYDFLAIKTLVNRGVFASVGRQIGVGKESDIFEVATEDGTVLAMKLHRLGRTSFRAVKSKRDYLVHRRSYNWLYLSRLAALKEFAFMKALGDHGFPVPTAVDCNRHCVIMSLVQGYPLVQVKELQNSDDVFDTILGLIVRLAEHGLIHCDFNEFNIMIDDDEKITVIDFPQMVSVSHRNAQMYFDRDIECIYKFFNKRFNLSSEKSEEQDGSETDGEDNGRPSFLSIQKAAGSLDKELAASGFTRKEQVDMEKFIEEDAEEHNSSLDDDDSTSDQGFNGIGDAVPIDSLKIEDQDRSGEPDGSLASRDSDGPGNFSEEHGTSCTGETRLKSSPSGSNGDAMEPLELGGKMLSQGDDSNDDGSSEDADDEEDAALARQLNKQRKKVIAAAHGRRRPVSSRNAYKDKGKGTMNSKIQRQACKW; translated from the exons GCATGGAGGCACATACAAAGTGCTGCGGAATCTTTTGAAGAACAAGTTGGTGCATCATGATAACACTAAAT ATGATGGATATAGGCTCACATATCTTGGATATGACTTCCTTGCCATCAAGACTTTGGTTAATCGAGGAGTATTTGCTTCAGTTGGCCGTCAAATCGGTGTTGGAAAGGAGTCAG ACATATTTGAGGTTGCCACGGAGGATGGTACAGTGCTTGCCATGAAGCTTCATAGGTTGGGTAGGACATCTTTCAGGGCTGTGAAATCCAAGCGTGACTATTTAGTGCATCGAAGAAGCTATAATTGGCTGTACCTCTCACGACTTGCTGCCTTAAAGGAATTCGCCTTTATGAAG GCTTTAGGGGACCATGGGTTCCCTGTTCCAACTGCCGTGGATTGCAATCGGCATTGTGTGATCATGTCACTTGTGCAGGGATATCCACT TGTTCAAGTCAAAGAGCTACAAAATTCAGATGATGTTTTCGACACAATTCTTGGTCTTATTGTTCGCTTGGCAGAGCATGGGCTGATacattgtgattttaatgagTTCAATATCATG attgatgatgatgaaaaaaTTACGGTTATTGACTTCCCACAGATGGTATCTGTATCACATCGTAATGCCCAGAT GTATTTTGATCGGGATATTGAGTGTATCTACAAGTTCTTTAACAAGAG GTTTAATCTTTCGTCAGagaaaagtgaagaacaagatggATCTGAAACTGATGGTGAAGATAATGGCAGGCCATCCTTTCTGTCTATACAAAAGGCTGCTGGTTCCTTGGACAAGGAACTAGCTGCCAGTGGCTTCACCAGAAAAGAGCAAGTGGATATGGAGAAG TTCATTGAGGAAGATGCTGAAGAACATAACTCTAGCTTAGATGATGACGATTCGACATCAGATCAGGGATTCAATGGAATTGGTGATGCTGTGCCTATTGATTCCCTGAAGATAGAAGACCAG GACCGTTCTGGTGAGCCTGATGGTAGTCTTGCCTCAAGGGATTCAGATGGACCTGGAAATTTTTCTGAAGAG CATGGAACAAGTTGTACTGGCGAGACAAGATTGAAAAGCTCTCCCTCAGGTAGCAATGGAGATGCTATGGAACCGCTTGAATTAGGGGGCAAAATGCTTTCCCAGGGTGATGATTCTAATGATGATGGCTCATCGGAGGATgctgatgatgaggaagatgctGCGCTCGCAAGACAATTGAACAAGCAAAGGAAAAAGGTAATAGCAGCCGCTCATGGGCGGAGAAGGCCCGTGTCCTCCAGGAATGCCTACAaggacaagggcaagggcaccATGAATTCCAAAATCCAGAGGCAGGCATGCAAATGGTGA
- the LOC133926209 gene encoding MLO-like protein 1: MAGGGGEGEAEASALEFTPTWIVAVVCSLIVLISLAAERCLHYLGKTLKGKNQKALFEALLKVKEELMLLGFISLLLTVFQGALQRTCIPPGWTSYMLPCQNAGGHAKMSPSEAHDMVAGALGLTHRRLLAENGPRAQHCQKKGEVPLLSLEALHQLHIFIFILAIAHVIFSVLTMLLGSARIRQWKHWEDEIQKDVTGNGPRKVTHVHQFEFIREHFKGIGRDSTVLSWLHSFVKQFYGSVTKSDYTTMRLGFIMTHCRGNPKFDFHRYMVRALEADFKKVVGISWYLWIFVVVFMLLNVNGWHTYFWISFIPLLLLLAVGTKLEHVITQLAHEVAEKHSAIEGDLVVNPSDEHFWFGRPRIVLYLIHFILFQNAFEIAFFFWILTTYGFNSCIMDHVPFIVPRLVVGAIIQLVCSYSTLPLYAIVTQMGTFFKKEIFDEHVQQGLVGWAQKAKKRKALKNNGASGAAGSTNGSSHPSARLELMRRAVALEEGSSGGD; the protein is encoded by the exons ATGGCTGGTGGCGGCGGGGAGGGGgaggcagaggcgtcggcgctGGAGTTCACGCCGACGTGGATCGTGGCGGTGGTCTGCTCCCTCATCGTGCTCATCTCCCTCGCCGCCGAGAGGTGCCTCCATTACCTCGGCAAG ACGCTCAAGGGGAAGAACCAGAAGGCGCTCTTCGAGGCTCTCCTCAAGGTCAAAGAAG AGTTGATGCTTCTGGGGTTCATCTCCCTGCTGCTGACGGTGTTCCAAGGGGCGCTTCAGAGGACATGCATTCCTCCAGGGTGGACCAGCTACATGCTGCCATGCCAAAATGCGGGGGGTCATGCCAAGATGAGCCCCTCGGAGGCTCATGACATGGTTGCCGGAGCTTTAGGCCTCACCCATCGGCGGCTTCTTGCCGAGAACGGCCCTAGGGCCCAGCATTGCCAGaagaag GGAGAAGTTCCTTTGCTGTCACTTGAAGCGCTACATCAGTTGCATATCTTCATTTTCATTTTGGCCATTGCACATGTGATTTTCAGTGTTTTGACTATGCTTTTAGGAAGCGCGAGG ATTCGTCAATGGAAACACTGGGAGGATGAAATTCAGAAGGATGTTACAGGAAATG GACCTAGGAAGGTGACCCATGTGCATCAATTTGAGTTTATCAGGGAACATTTTAAGGGCATTGGCAGAGATTCCACAGTACTGAGCTGGCTG CATTCTTTTGTTAAGCAGTTTTATGGGTCAGTTACTAAATCAGACTACACAACAATGCGACTTGGTTTCATCATG ACACATTGCCGGGGAAACCCGAAATTTGATTTCCACAGATACATGGTACGAGCTTTGGAGGCTGATTTTAAAAAGGTGGTTGGCATAAG CTGGTACTTGTGGATATTTGTTGTGGTATTCATGTTGCTGAATGTTAATG GTTGGCATACATACTTTTGGATCTCTTTCATTCCCCTTCTC CTTTTGTTGGCTGTTGGCACCAAGCTGGAGCATGTCATAACTCAGTTGGCACATGAGGTTGCTGAGAAGCACTCTGCAATTGAGGGCGACTTGGTTGTCAATCCGTCAGACGAGCACTTCTGGTTTGGACGGCCGAGGATAGTCTTATACCTGATCCATTTCATCCTCTTCCAGAATGCGTTTGAGATTGCATTCTTCTTCTGGATTCTT ACTACCTACGGTTTCAACTCCTGCATCATGGACCACGTCCCCTTCATCGTGCCAAGGCTCGTCGTCGG GGCCATTATCCAACTCGTCTGCAGCTACAGCACCTTGCCTCTATACGCAATTGTCACCCAG ATGGGGACCTTCTTCAAGAAAGAGATCTTCGACGAGCACGTGCAGCAGGGCCTTGTGGGCTGGGCGCAGAAGGCCAAGAAGAGGAAAGCACTGAAGAATAATGGCGCCAGTGGCGCGGCCGGATCCACAAACGGGTCGTCGCATCCATCTGCGAGGCTCGAACTGATGAGACGGGCTGTCGCTCTGGAAGAAGGCAGTAGCGGTGGCGATTAA
- the LOC133926202 gene encoding NAC domain-containing protein 35-like, with protein sequence MTMSGRHENGHGAAAAAAAAAAGGGRAGGDAHEDDVVMPGFRFHPTEEELIEFYLRRKVEGKRFNFELITFLDLYRYDPWELPAMAAIGEKEWFFYVPRDRKYRNGDRPNRVTASGYWKATGADRMIRAENNRPIGLKKTLVFYSGKAPKGVRSSWIMNEYRLPPDDTSRYHKTETSLCRVYKRSGIDDGRGHPSVRSTPSRGSTAQQDNRQASSSSTPTPPTTPSKLHLLHGECTSPPAIADHAPAHKAAAAARQLPAKPSGSYLSATSSTTADGDQHEGTAVMYDHSRNTNAFASTYSLLSLVNAASMGGSAAAIDELSTLVGHGPPSYFNHQAGGHSHFLPLPTPSSQPMALGTLPMSLAAISDRIWDWNPILDAAARDYSTAGFM encoded by the exons ATGACCATGAGCGGCAGGCACGAGAACGGCCATGGCGCCGCTGCcgcggctgcggcggcagcagcaggaggaggcagGGCAGGGGGCGACGCGCACGAGGACGACGTGGTGATGCCGGGGTTTCGGTTCCACCCgacggaggaggagctcatcGAGTTCTACCTCCGCCGGAAGGTGGAGGGCAAGCGCTTCAACttcgagctcatcaccttcctcgaCCTCTACCGCTACGACCCCTGGGAACTCCCTG CAATGGCCGCGATTGGGGAGAAGGAGTGGTTCTTCTACGTGCCGAGGGACCGCAAGTACCGGAACGGGGACAGGCCGAACCGGGTGACGGCGTCAGGGTACTGGAAGGCGACGGGCGCGGACCGGATGATCCGGGCGGAGAACAACCGGCCCATCGGGCTCAAGAAGACGCTCGTCTTCTACTCCGGCAAGGCGCCCAAGGGCGTCCGCAGCAGCTGGATCATGAACGAGTACCGCCTCCCACCGGACGACACCAGCCGCTACCACAAG ACGGAAACCTCCCTCTGCCGCGTGTACAAGCGCTCTGGCATCGACGACGGCCGCGGACATCCCTCGGTGCGCTCGACGCCCTCCCGCGGCTCCACGGCGCAGCAAGACAACAGGCaagcgtcgtcgtcgtccacgCCCACGCCGCCCACAACTCCGtccaagctccaccttctcCACGGCGAGTGCACGTCGCCGCCCGCCATCGCGGATCACGCCCCTGCGCAcaaggctgcggcggcggcgcggcaacTCCCCGCAAAGCCGTCCGGCAGCTACCTTTCCGCGACGAGCTCCACCACGGCGGACGGCGATCAGCACGAGGGAACCGCGGTAATGTACGATCACTCCAGGAACACGAACGCGTTCGCCTCCACGTACTCGCTGCTCAGCCTGGTGAACGCGGCCTCCATGGGCGGCTCCGCCGCGGCCATCGACGAGCTGAGCACACTGGTGGGCCACGGCCCACCGTCATATTTCAACCACCAGGCCGGCGGTCACAGCCACTTCCTGCCCCTGCCGACGCCGTCGTCGCAGCCAATGGCTCTCGGAACTCTGCCGATGTCGCTCGCCGCCATCTCTGACAGGATTTGGGACTGGAATCCGATCCTCGACGCGGCAGCTAGAGATTACAGCACCGCCGGATTCATGTGA